The Proteiniphilum propionicum genome contains the following window.
TTGAATGGTGATCGCAACCGTAAATGGCTTGAGAAACTGCCGGCAATCATGAAGGAGAAGTCTTCATTCATTGCTGTGGGATGCTTGCACCTACCAGGAGAGGAGGGCTTAATTGAAGGTCTGAGAAAGTTGGGATATACTGTTGAGGCAGTAAGATAGCAAAAAGCGGGGTGCTTTGATGTAAACCCCGCTTTTTCACAATTTACAGTTTCTTTAATCCTTTGACCTGCACTTTATCCTTTACTGGAAACAGGCTAATAGCAAAACCACCTCCAGCTACCGCTTGCTGTATCAGTTCGGATTTATCAGTTACGACTACCTTGCGGATAGTGTAAGCCTGTGGATTGGTCTTATAGTTAGCATCCTTTGCATCAGCATATATCGTAGCAATATATTGTTTGCCGGGATCCAAAAAATCGAATGAGATTTTAGAAGTAAACTTGCTATTCCCCGTGGTATTGCCGACGAACCAGTTATTTGTTCCTTTCTCCTTTCGGGCAACAGTAATGTATGCTCCCGGCTCTGCTTCGAGGTATAAGCTTTCATCCCAATCCAATGCCACATCTTTGATAAACTGGAATGCATCGGGGAAACGCTCGTAATTCTCCGGAAGATCGGCAGCCATCTGCAATGGACTACTCATTGTCACGTACAATGCCAGCTGATTGGCGATGGTAGAATTGCAGTGCGACTGATTGTTGGGATTGATTTTAGAAATATCCATTTCGAAAATACCCGGGGTATAATCCATCGGCCCGCCGATAAGACGCGTGAAAGGCAGTACTGTTACGTGACTCGGCTTGTTACCCCCGAAAGCCTGATATTCTGTTCCTCGTGCCGATTCGTTGGCAATCAGGTTGGGCCAGGTACGTGAAATACCAGTGGGACGTACAGCCTCATGGGCATTGACCATGATCTTATATTCCGCCGCCTTCTCTATCGCATACTGGTAATGGTTGTTGATCCACTGACTATAATGGTTCTCACCACGGGGAATAATATCCCCCACATAACCGCTCTTCACGGCAGGATAATCATACCTGTTCATCAATTGATATGCCTTATCGAGATGGCGTTCATAGTTTCGCACCGAAGATGATGTTTCATGATGCATGATCATTGCTATGTTCTTGTTTTTCGCATAACGGTGTATCTCCTCAATATCGAAATCAGGATAGGGCGTTTGAAAATCGAAAACAAAATCTTTTGAATTACCGAACCAATCCTCCCAGCCAATGTTCCACCCTTCCACCAATACACCATCCATCCCATGCTTTGCCGCAAAGTCGATATATCTTTTTACATTGTCTGTAGTGGCTCCGTGTCGTCCGTGAGGTTTTACCACAGAATAATCCGTAACACCTATATGAATACTTGGCAAATCATGCGTATAGGACCAGTCGCTTTTTCCGGTAATCATTTCCCACCATACGCCGACATATTTCATGGGTTTAATCCAGGAAGTATCATCAATCTTCGAAGGCTCATTGAGGTTTAATGTAATATTGGATGCCAGGATATCACGTGCATCGTCACTTACGATAATCGTACGCCAAGGTATTGTGCAGGGAGTTTGTAAATAACCTTTTGCTCCGTTGGCATCGGGTGTGATCCAGGATTGAAAGATGAAATCATGGTCATCCAGATTCAGGTGCATGGCTCCATAGTTAATCAAGGCTGCTTCGTGCAGGTTGATGTAAATGCCCTCGGCTGTTTTCATCTGCAATGCAGTTTGTACACCTGTATCAGAAAATCCAGTCTGAGAGAGGTTTTCCTGTCTACCCCCTTCATTGAGGCCTCTGATCTCCGATAATTTGGAAATATTATAATCATATTCCTGGGTATCATAGTCGCCCGGAATCCAGTAAGCGGTATGATCTCCGGTCATAGCAAACTGGGTCAACTCTTCTTTGACGACAAAGTAAACCAGATTCTTCTGCTGCGGAAATTCATACCGAAACCCAAGTCCGTCGTCAAACAGACGAAAACGGATCACCATATCGCGATCAGTATCCTTCTGGTTGAGTGTTACCGCCATCTCGTTGTATCGGTTGCGGATCTCTTTCGTTTCACCCCATACGGGCTCCCATATCTCATCGAATGAACTGTAT
Protein-coding sequences here:
- a CDS encoding glycoside hydrolase family 97 protein — its product is MRKIFILLYFCLIAGIIAAQNLRSPNGDLEMNFFVDQQGTPVYTLKYNGKTVINPSKLGLELIGSDKVEFGSEINRKKDPKTSLYDGFNVAEVQYSSFDEIWEPVWGETKEIRNRYNEMAVTLNQKDTDRDMVIRFRLFDDGLGFRYEFPQQKNLVYFVVKEELTQFAMTGDHTAYWIPGDYDTQEYDYNISKLSEIRGLNEGGRQENLSQTGFSDTGVQTALQMKTAEGIYINLHEAALINYGAMHLNLDDHDFIFQSWITPDANGAKGYLQTPCTIPWRTIIVSDDARDILASNITLNLNEPSKIDDTSWIKPMKYVGVWWEMITGKSDWSYTHDLPSIHIGVTDYSVVKPHGRHGATTDNVKRYIDFAAKHGMDGVLVEGWNIGWEDWFGNSKDFVFDFQTPYPDFDIEEIHRYAKNKNIAMIMHHETSSSVRNYERHLDKAYQLMNRYDYPAVKSGYVGDIIPRGENHYSQWINNHYQYAIEKAAEYKIMVNAHEAVRPTGISRTWPNLIANESARGTEYQAFGGNKPSHVTVLPFTRLIGGPMDYTPGIFEMDISKINPNNQSHCNSTIANQLALYVTMSSPLQMAADLPENYERFPDAFQFIKDVALDWDESLYLEAEPGAYITVARKEKGTNNWFVGNTTGNSKFTSKISFDFLDPGKQYIATIYADAKDANYKTNPQAYTIRKVVVTDKSELIQQAVAGGGFAISLFPVKDKVQVKGLKKL